Within Longimicrobiaceae bacterium, the genomic segment GTTCGGGTCACGGCGGACGGCGCGGAGCCGCTGGAAGGAACCGCGCTGGGGATCTCGGCCGGGGGGGCGCTGCGGGTGCGCCGCGCGGACGGCAGGACCGTCCCGGTCCACTCCGGCACGGTGCGCGCGGTCCCGGCCGCGGCGGCTCCCCTGGAGGACGGAGGGGCTCCGCCGTAGCGGGTTGCGGGCGCTCGCCGCGCCCGCGTACTATTGCCGCCTCCTGCGCCACCCGAGACCCGTTCCGGCACGCCCCATGAAGCTCCGCGTTTCCGGCGAAGTCACCGTACCGGGGGACAAGTCGATCACCCACCGGGCCCTGCTCCTGGCCGCCGCAGCCCGGGGCGGGAGCCGTCTGCGCGGGCTCCTCCCCGGCGAGGACTGCCGCAGCACCGCGGCGGTGCTGCGGGCGCTGGGGTGCGAGGTCCCGGAGCTCCCGCGGGACGGCGGGGAGGTGCGCGTCCAGGGCCGCGGGCTGGACGGCTGGCGCGCGCCCGCGGCGCCGCTGGACTGCGGCAACAGCGGCACCACCGCGCGGCTCACGATGGGGCTCCTCGCCGGCCGCCCGTTCTGCGCGACGCTCACCGGTGACGGCTCCCTGCGCCGCCGCCCCATGCGCCGGATCACCGATCCGCTCGCCCGTATGGGCGCCCGCTTCCGGGAGCGGGGCGAGGGCGAGGGGCTCCTCCCCGTGGAGGTCTGCGGAGGCGGGCTCTCCACCATCGAGCACTTCTCTCCCCGCGCCAGCGCCCAGGTGAAGAGCGCGGTCCTCCTCGCCGGCCTTTCCGCCGGGGTGGAGGTCTCCGTGCACGAGCCGCTCCTGTCCCGCGACCACACCGAGCGGATGCTCCGCGGGCTCGGGGTGGAGGTAACCACCTCCCCCATGCAGGGCGGCTGGTGCGCCGCCCTCCCGGCGCGGGGGGAGCCGCTCCCCCCGCTCGACCTGCGCGTCCCCGGAGATCCCTCCTCCGCCGCCTTCCTGGCCGCCCTCGCCCTCCTCGCCGACGAGGGGGAGCTGTGCATCGCCGACGTGTGCGTGAACCCCACCCGGACCGGCGTCTTCCGCGTCCTGGCGCGGATGGGCGGCTTCGTGGAGCTGCACCGCGAGCGCGAGGAGGGCGGCGAGCCCGTCGCGGACCTGGTGGTCCGCCCCGCCCGCCTGCAGGGGACCGACGTGGGGAGCGCCGAGATCCCCGCCATGATCGATGAGGTCCCGGTGCTCGCCGTCCTGGCCGCCCGCGCCGAAGGGGAGACGCGCATCACCGGCGCGTCCGAGCTGCGCATCAAGGAGAGCGACCGCATCGCCGTGCTGGTGGAGAACCTGCGCGCCCTGGGCGTGGACGCCGAGGAGCTCCCGGACGGGCTGGTGGTGCGGGGGAGCGACCGGCCGCTGGAAGGGGAGGTCCGCACCGCCGGGGACCACCGCGTCGCCATGGCCTTCGGCATCCTGGCCGCGCTCCCGGGGAACCGCATCCGCGTGGACGACCCGGCGTGCGCCGACGTGAGCTTCCCCGGCTACTGGGGCGTGCTGGACGCGCTCGCCGGGAGCGCCGCGCGCGCGGAGGGGGCCGCCCCGCGCCGCCCCGACGGGATCGTCGTCGCCATCGACGGCCCCGCCGGCTCCGGGAAGAGCTCCACCGCGAAGGCCGCCGCCGCCGCGCTGGGGTACCGGCACCTGGACTCCGGCGCGTTCTACCGCGCCATCACCCTGGCCGCGCTCCGCGCCGGGATCCCGCCGGAGCGGTGGCCCTCGCTCTCCGCGGCGGAGCTGGACGCCCTGGACGTGGCGGGCGTCCCCACCGGGCGCGGGTACCGGATGACGGTGCGCGGCGAGGACGTCTCCGAGGCGATCCG encodes:
- the aroA gene encoding 3-phosphoshikimate 1-carboxyvinyltransferase: MKLRVSGEVTVPGDKSITHRALLLAAAARGGSRLRGLLPGEDCRSTAAVLRALGCEVPELPRDGGEVRVQGRGLDGWRAPAAPLDCGNSGTTARLTMGLLAGRPFCATLTGDGSLRRRPMRRITDPLARMGARFRERGEGEGLLPVEVCGGGLSTIEHFSPRASAQVKSAVLLAGLSAGVEVSVHEPLLSRDHTERMLRGLGVEVTTSPMQGGWCAALPARGEPLPPLDLRVPGDPSSAAFLAALALLADEGELCIADVCVNPTRTGVFRVLARMGGFVELHREREEGGEPVADLVVRPARLQGTDVGSAEIPAMIDEVPVLAVLAARAEGETRITGASELRIKESDRIAVLVENLRALGVDAEELPDGLVVRGSDRPLEGEVRTAGDHRVAMAFGILAALPGNRIRVDDPACADVSFPGYWGVLDALAGSAARAEGAAPRRPDGIVVAIDGPAGSGKSSTAKAAAAALGYRHLDSGAFYRAITLAALRAGIPPERWPSLSAAELDALDVAGVPTGRGYRMTVRGEDVSEAIRSPEVNAHVSPMAAVPAVREWLMGALREAGARGGLVADGRDIGTVVFPGAELKVFLVCATEERARRRLLEQGVADLSEGAVRAEAERLAGRDATDSGRAVAPLVQAPDAVLLDTTRLDFAEQVDAIVRLARERAGG